Within the Acidimicrobiales bacterium genome, the region GCGCGCTCACGAGCTCGGCGCCGGTGCTGGACCTCGGCCTCGACGTCGTCGCGCGCGCCCCGGGCTGAACCCCGCCAGCGGGTACCGTCGCCTCGCCATGCTGCTCGCCATCGACGTCGGCAACACCGAGACCGTCGTCGGCCTGTACGGCGACGACGACCTGGTCGACCACTGGCGCCTCGCCACCAACGCGGAGCGCACGTCGGACGAGCTGGCGCTGCTGATCCGCGACCTGCTCGGGTTCCACGACGCGGCGTGGGAGCAGGTGGTCGACGGCATGGCCGTGTGCTCGGGCGTGCCCCGGGTGACCGCCGCCCTGCGGGAGATGGCCGACCGCTACTTCGGCTTCCCGCCGGTCGTGCTCGAGCCCGGCACCCGCACCGGCATCCCGATCCTCTACGACAACCCTCGCGAGGTCGGCCCCGACCGCATCGCCAACGCGGTCGCCGCCTTCGACCGCTACGGCGGGCCGACGATCGTCGTGGACTTCGGCACGGCCACCACCTTCGACGCCATCTCGGCGAAGGGCGAGTACCTCGGCGGGGCCATCGTCCCCGGCATCGAGATCAGCCTCGACGCGCTGTTCGCCCGCGCCGCCCTGCTGCGCCGGGTCGAGCTGGTGCCGCCCCGCCACGTCATCGGCAAGAGCTCGGTCGAGTCCGTGCAGTCGGGCGCCATCCACGGGTTCGCCGCGCAGGTCGACGGGCTGTGCCGCCTGTTCGCGCAGGAGCTGGGCGAGTCGACGGTGGTCGCCACCGGCGGGCTCGCCGCGCTGATGGCCCCGCTGGCCTCGTCGATCC harbors:
- a CDS encoding type III pantothenate kinase, whose amino-acid sequence is MLLAIDVGNTETVVGLYGDDDLVDHWRLATNAERTSDELALLIRDLLGFHDAAWEQVVDGMAVCSGVPRVTAALREMADRYFGFPPVVLEPGTRTGIPILYDNPREVGPDRIANAVAAFDRYGGPTIVVDFGTATTFDAISAKGEYLGGAIVPGIEISLDALFARAALLRRVELVPPRHVIGKSSVESVQSGAIHGFAAQVDGLCRLFAQELGESTVVATGGLAALMAPLASSIQHHDPWLTLHGLRLVYERNRAA